The Dendrosporobacter quercicolus genome includes a region encoding these proteins:
- a CDS encoding terminase: MGKTMLTVEELLLQPHVLAYYADNPIDYVKEVIGATPDDVQAEILDSCANNQLTSVRSGHGTGKSAVESWVAKWFMFSRPFPKVPCTAPTQHQLHDILWAELNKWNRQSADCFLFEWTDKRFYHKAHREEWFAVPRTATQPDALQGFHADHVFYIIDEASGVADKIFEPVLGALSTEGAGLLACGNPTQLAGWFFDSHNSKREMYSTFQIDGRNSPRVSLKYVQMIIDMFGEDSDVFRVRVAGQFPKAMPDSFIPLDWVERNSVKVPLIIVPRSIDIGADVARYGDDQSVLCPVFDRRHQMEPEIYNHNNTMELAGRTIQMLDRYTGKYGRIPMSVRVDCDGLGVGVYDRVAEVVKSQRMSHVKVYEGHFGGSGGKVSAGDPVKYANSTGLMWGLIREMLRQDELTLWYNNAQISQLTNRKYRVNSKGEIELERKEDMKTRSLKSPDLGDALALALWQPRKVGFSMQV, encoded by the coding sequence GTGGGCAAAACGATGTTAACGGTTGAGGAATTGTTATTGCAGCCGCATGTTTTGGCCTATTATGCCGACAATCCCATTGACTATGTCAAAGAAGTCATTGGTGCTACGCCGGACGATGTTCAGGCGGAAATATTAGATAGCTGCGCCAATAATCAACTGACTTCCGTTCGTTCCGGTCATGGTACTGGAAAATCGGCGGTAGAAAGCTGGGTTGCAAAGTGGTTTATGTTTTCGCGGCCATTTCCCAAGGTACCCTGTACTGCGCCAACCCAGCATCAGCTGCACGATATTCTCTGGGCCGAACTCAACAAATGGAATCGTCAGTCGGCCGATTGCTTTTTGTTCGAATGGACCGACAAACGATTTTACCATAAGGCGCATCGCGAAGAATGGTTTGCGGTACCGCGAACGGCAACGCAGCCGGACGCGCTCCAAGGGTTTCACGCTGATCATGTTTTTTATATCATTGACGAAGCATCCGGCGTGGCGGACAAAATTTTTGAGCCGGTCTTAGGGGCGCTTTCTACGGAAGGCGCTGGCCTGCTAGCTTGCGGTAATCCGACGCAGCTTGCCGGCTGGTTTTTTGACAGCCACAATTCCAAGCGGGAAATGTACAGCACCTTTCAAATAGATGGCCGCAACTCTCCGCGGGTATCACTGAAATATGTCCAGATGATCATTGACATGTTTGGCGAGGACAGCGATGTGTTCCGGGTGCGGGTTGCCGGGCAGTTTCCGAAAGCCATGCCGGACAGCTTCATTCCGCTTGACTGGGTGGAAAGAAACAGCGTCAAGGTACCGCTGATTATTGTTCCGCGCAGCATCGATATAGGGGCAGACGTTGCCAGGTACGGTGATGACCAGTCAGTTCTATGCCCGGTATTTGACCGCCGGCACCAGATGGAACCGGAAATTTATAACCACAACAACACCATGGAGCTGGCCGGCCGCACTATACAGATGCTGGACCGGTACACGGGCAAGTATGGCCGTATCCCCATGTCGGTGCGGGTAGACTGCGATGGCCTAGGGGTTGGTGTATATGACCGTGTGGCTGAGGTCGTAAAAAGCCAGCGGATGTCGCATGTAAAAGTTTACGAAGGACATTTCGGTGGCTCTGGCGGTAAAGTCTCCGCAGGTGATCCGGTTAAATATGCCAATAGTACCGGTCTGATGTGGGGTTTGATCCGCGAAATGCTGCGGCAAGATGAATTGACGCTTTGGTATAACAACGCGCAGATTAGTCAGTTAACCAACCGGAAATATCGCGTAAATTCCAAAGGTGAAATAGAACTGGAACGTAAAGAAGACATGAAAACACGCAGTTTGAAGTCGCCTGACCTTGGCGATGCTTTGGCTTTGGCCCTCTGGCAGCCGCGAAAAGTCGGATTTTCCATGCAAGTATAA